DNA from Diaphorobacter limosus:
GCGCCCATGTCGGGCTCGGCCAGCAGCAGCGCGCCCACCACGCCCACGGCCACGACCATGGGCAGCACGGCGCGAAAGAACCGCTCCTTGACCTCCATCTTGCGCACCATGTAGTCGGCGGCGTAGATCAGCACGGCGAACTTGGCGAGCTCCGACGGCTGGAAGTTCATGATGCCCAGGGACAGCCAGCGCCGCGCGCCATTGACCACCACGCCCACATGCGGGATCAGCACCGCGATCAGCAGCAGGATGGAGACTACGAAGAGCCAGGGCGCCATGCGCTCCCAGGTGTTCATGGACACCTGGAAGGCCAGCAGCGCGCCGACAAAGCCCACACCGATGGCGATCGCATGGCGCAGCACGAAATGGTGGGGCGCGATGTTGCCAAAGCGTGGGTTGTCCGGCATGGCAATCGAGGCCGAATACACCATCACCACGCTGAAGGCCAGCAGCAGCACCACCACCCAGCACAGCGCCTGGTCAAAACCCAGCACATGCGCCGGCGTGGCCGTGGTGCGGCGGTATTCGGTGCCGCCCACGCGCACCGGCAGCACGTCGGCGGACTCTGGCGGGCGCGCACCCGCCAGCGCGCGCAGGCGCTGCCACAGGCCGGGGCCGGCATTGGGACGTGCGGCGGCGCTCATGCCAGACCTCCATCCAGGCTCTGGCCCGCATCTTCGGCCAGGGCGTGCACCGCATCCACGAACACGCGCGCGCGGTGGGCGTAGTTGTCGAACATGTCCAGGCTGGCGCAGGCCGGCGACAGCAGCACGGCGTCGCCCGCATGGGCGCGCTGGCTGGCCAGCTGCACGGCCTCGGGCAGGGTGGCGGCATCCAGCAGCGGCACACCGCTGCCAGCCAAAGCGGCGCGGATCTGCGGCGCGTCACGCCCTATCAGCAGCACCGCACGCGCATAGCGCGCAATCGGCGCGGCCAGCGGCGAGAAGTCCTGGCCCTTGCCGTCGCCGCCCAGGATGACCACCAGGCGCCTGTCCGCGCCCAGGCCGGTGAGGGCGGCCACGGTGGCGCCGACGTTGGTGCCCTTGCTGTCGTCGAAGTACTCCACCTCGCGCAGCATGCCGACAGGCTCGACGCGGTGCGGCTCGCCGCGGTATTCGCGCAGGGCGTAGAGCATGGGCGCCAGCGGGCAGCCTGCGGCCTGGGCCAGGGCCAGCGCGGCCAGGGCGTTGCAGGCGTTGTGGCGGCCGCGTATGCGCAGGGCGTCGGCGGGCATCAGGCGCTGGACGTAGAGCTCGGCCTCCTGGGCATTGCGGCCGCGCCTGGCGGTCTCGTCAGCCTCATGCGCGCGCACCAGCCAGGCCATGCCGCTGACCACCTCGATGCCGAAGTCGCCGGGGCGCTGCGGCATGTCGGCGCCAAAGGTCACATGGGCGCGCGGCTGGGGCTTTTGCAGCTTGACGCGCACCGGCGGCGGCAGCATGGCCATGACGGCGGCGTCCTCGCGGTTGAGCACCATCAGCGCGCTGTTGCCAAAGATGCGCGCCTTGGCCTCGGCGTAGGCCTGCAGGCTGCCATGCCAGTCCAGGTGGTCCTGGCTGATGTTGAGCACGGCGGCGGCCGTGGGCTCGAAACCCTGCACGCCATCCAGTTGAAAGCTCGACAGCTCCAGCACCCAGACCTCAGGCAGATCGGCCGCGTCCAGGCGCTGGCCCAGGGTGTCGAGCAGCGTCGGGCCGATATTGCCGGCCACGGCCACGCTCTTGCCCGCCTGCTGCACCAGCAGGGTGGTCAGCGATGTCACCGTCGTCTTGCCGTTGGTGCCGGTGACGGCGAGCACGGCCGGCGCATAGCCATGGCTGGCGCGCAGTTCGCGCAGCGCCATGGCATACAGGTCCAATTCGCCTGCAACTCTTATCTGGCAAGCGCCAGCAGCTACTGTAACGGGAGCAATATCAGCCGGACTCAGGCCCGGCGAGCGGTACACGGCATGCAACGCGCGGCCCTCGACCAGGCTAGCGGCCAAGGGCCCGGCGATGAACTCCACCTGGGGCAGCTCGGCCTGCAGCAGGGCGAGTTGCGGCGGGGCTTCGCGCGTGTCGGCCACGATGACCTGGGCACCGCAGCGCACACACCAGCGCGCCATGGCCAGGCCGGAGGCGCCCAGGCCCAGCACCAGCACGCGCTGGTCGGCCAGCGGCGCCAGGCCCTCGCCGGGGCGGGTGGTGGGTGCGGCGGCGGGTAGTTCTGCAGCCGCGGCGGGCTCGGTCTCGGCCACGGGCGCGGCGGCCTCGGGTTCGTCGGCGGCGCCCACGTCGGCAAAGATGCGCGCGACGAACTCCCGGGCCTGCTCGGCGGCAGAAACGGGCGGCGCCTGCCAGTCGAGAGCGGGCGCGGCCGCCGGGGCCGGTGCAGCAACCGGCGCGGCGCCTGGCGCGGCTTCGGGCATGGAGGCCTCGGCCGGCAGCAGGGGATCGTGGTGCTCTGGGTTCATCGCAGTTTCAGCGTGGACAGGCCCATCAGGCACAGCAGCATGGTGATGATCCAGAAGCGCACGACGACCTGCGTCTCCTTCCAGCCGCTCTTTTCGAAATGGTGGTGCAGCGGCGCCATCTTCAGCAGGCGCCGGCCCTCGCCGTAGCGGCGCTTGGTGAACTTGAACCAGCTCACCTGCAGCATCACCGACAGCGCCTCGACGACGAAGATGCCGCCCATGATGGCCAGCACGATCTCCTGGCGCACGATGACGGCGATGGTGCCCAGGGCGCCACCCAGCGCCAGCGCGCCCACGTCGCCCATGAACACCTGGGCCGGATGGGCGTTGAACCACAGAAAGGCCAGGCCGGCACCGGCCATGGCGGCGCAGAAGATCAGCAGTTCGCCCGAGCCGGCGATGTAGGGAAACAGCAGGTACTTGGCAAAGCCGGCATTGCCCGTCACATAGGCAAAGATGCCCAGCGACGCGCCCACCATGATCACCGGCATGATGGCCAGGCCGTCCAGGCCATCGGTCAGGTTCACGGCGTTGCTCGCGCCCACGATCACCAGGTAGGTCAGGATCACGAAGCCCAGCACGCCCAGCGGGTAGCTGACCTCCTTGAAGAAGGGCACCAGCAGGCCGGCCTGCGGCGGCAGATCGAGCGTAAAGCCCGACTTGATCCAGGCGACAAACAGCTCGAACACGCGTGCGTTCGAGTTCTCGGAGATGCAGAACACCAGGTACAGCGCTGCGGCCAGGCCGATCACCGATTGCCAGAGGTATTTCTCGCGCGAGCGCATGCCCTCGGGATCCTTGTTCACCACCTTGCGCCAGTCGTCGGCCCAGCCGATTGCGCCAAAGCCCAGCGTGACGATGAGCACGATCCAGACAAAGCGGTTGGACAGGTCGAACCACAGCAGCGTGGAGATGGCGATGCACAGCAGGATCAGCACCCCGCCCATGGTGGGCGTGCCGCTCTTGGACAGGTGCGACTGCATGGCGTAGCCGCGGATAGGCTGGCCGATCTTCAGCGCCGTGAGTATGCGTATCACCTTGGGGCCGGCCGCCAGGCCGATGAGCAGCGCCGTCAGCGCCGCCATCACCGCACGGAAGGTGATGTACTGGAACACGCGCAGAAAGCCGAAGTCCGGCGACAGGCCTTGCAGCCATTGCGACAGGATCAGGAGCATGCGCCCTCCATGGCCTGCACCACCTGTTCCATCTTCATGAAGCGCGACCCCTTCACCAGCACGCTGCCCACGCCGGGCAGGGCCTCCTGCACCGCTGCCAGCAGCGATGCCATGTCCTCGAAATGCCGCGCCGCCGGCCCGCAGGCCTGGGCGGCATGGACGCTCAAGGCGCCCAAGGCAAACAGCTGCTCTATGCCGCTTTGGTGCGCATGCGCGCCGGCCTCGGCATGGAACTGCGGCCCCTGGTTGCCCACCTCGCCCATGTCGCCCAGCACCAGCAGGCGCGGGCCGGGCAGATCGGCCAGCACGGCTATGGCGGCGCGCACCGAGTCGGGGTTGGCGTTGTAGCTGTCGTCCACCACGGTAATGGCCCGGCCCTGGCAATGCAGGGCCAGCGCGCGCGAGCGGCCCTTGACCGGCTCGAACGCCGCCAGGCCGGCGGCAATGGCGGCCAGCGGCACGCCCGCGGCCACGGCGCAGGCAGTGGCCGCCATGGCGTTGGTGACGTTGTGCAAGCCGGCGATATGCAGGCGCGTGTCGAATGCGCCCAGGGGCGTGGCAATGCGCACGGTCCAGGCGCCCTCGTTCCACTGCGCGGTCTCGCAGCGCACATCGCCCTGCGCGCCAAAGCACAGGCAGCAGCGCTCACCCGCCAGCGCGCGCCACAGCGGCGTGTACTCGTCGCCGGCCGGAAACACCGCCACACCGTCCTGCGCCAGGGCGCTGATGACGCTGCCGTTCTCGCGCGCCACCGCGTCCACCGTGTGCATGAATTCCAGATGCTCGCGCTGGGCGTTGTTCACCAGGGCCACGCTGGGGCGGGTGATGTCGGCCAGGTAGGCGATCTCGCCCGGGTGGTTCATGCCCAGCTCGACCACCGCCGCCTGATGCGTGGCGGCGAGGCGCAGCAGCGTCAGCGGCAGGCCCACGTCGTTGTTGAAGTTGCCCTGCGTGGCCAGGGCCGCATCGCCCTTGTAGGCGCGCAGCACGGCGGCCAGCATCTGCGTGACGGTGGTCTTGCCGTTGCTGCCGGTCACGGCTATCAGCGGCAGATCAAACTGAGCGCGCCAGCCGGCCGCCAGCGCGCCCAGGGCCGCCAGGGTGTCGGGCACCTCGATGCCGGGCAGGCCCGCCGCCTGCAACCCGCCATGGGCAATGGCGGCGGCGGCGCCGGCCGCGCCGGCCTGGGGCAGAAAGGTGTTGGCGTCGAAACGCTCGCCCTTCAGGGCCACGAACAGGTCGCCGGCCTGCAGCGTGCGGGTGTCGGTGTGCACGCGCGCCAGCGGCGTGGCGCCGTCGCCCACCAGGCCCGCGGCCGGGATGCGGGCGCGCAGCAGCTCGAAGGCCTGCTGCAGCGTCATCATGGGGGGGTGGTTGGTGTGGCTCATGCCACGGCTCCTCGACGCGCCAGCGCGTCACGCGCCTGCGCCATGTCGGAGAACGGCTGGCGCTGGCCGGCCGTCTCCTGGTAATCCTCGTGACCCTTGCCGGCGATCAGCACCACGTCGTTGGCGCCGGCCTCGGCCACGGCCCGGGCTATGGCTGCGGCACGGTCACCTTCTGCGCCCACATGGGTGGAGGCAATCATGCCCTGCAGGATCTGGTGAATGATGGCGCGCGGCTCCTCGCCACGCGGGTTGTCGCTGGTGACGATGACGCGGTCGGCCTCGCGCTGCGCCACGGCGCCCATCAGCGGGCGCTTGGTGGCGTCGCGGTTGCCGCCACAGCCGAACACGCACCACAGCCGGCCACCGCGCTGCGCCGCCATGGGACGCAGCGCCGTCAGCGCCTGGTGCAGCGCGTCCGGCGTGTGGGCATAGTCCACGGCAACCAGGGGTTGGCCGGCAAAGGCCAGCTGCTGCATGCGCCCCGGCACGGGTGCCAGGCGCGCGCAGGCGGCCAGGGCCTGCGCCAAAGGCACGCCCAGCGCGCGCATGCAGGCGATCACGCCCAGCACGTTCGACACGTTGTACAGGCCGATCAGCTGGGTCTGCAGCGGCAGCGCCTGCCCGCCCTCGACCACGGCGAAGGCCAGGCCCGCGCCGCGATGCACGATGTCCTGTGCGGCCAGCCGCGCCGGACCCTGGATGGACACGCTCCACAGGTCCAGCGCGCGGCCCTGCAGCTCGGCATGCAGGGCGGCGCCCTGGGCGTCGTCGATGTTGATGACGGCAGCGCGCAGCCCCGGCCAGTCGAACAGCACGCGCTTGGCCTGCCAGTAGGCGGCCATGTCGTGGTGGTAGTCCAGGTGGTCCTGGGTGAAGTTGGTGAACAGCGCCACGCGCACCTGCGTTCCATCCAGCCGGTGTTCGGCCAGACCTATGGACGAGGCTTCGATGGCGCAGGCCGAGAGCCCCGCATCGGCAAACTGCGCAAACGCACGCTGCAGGCGCACGGGGTCGGGCGTGGTCATGCCGGTGCTGTTCAGCTCCGGCGGCACACCAATACCCAAAGTACCTACCAAGGCGCACCCATCAAGCGCAGGCAGCTCTTGTGCTGATAGTTGATTGAGCGCATCTGCCAGCCACCAGGCGGTGCTGGTCTTGCCATTGGTGCCGGTCACGGCCAGCACCTGCAGGCGCTCGCTGGGCCGGCCAAACCATTCGGCGGCGATCAGGCCGGTGGCGGCCTTGAGGCCCGGCAGCGCCGCGACATGCACACCGGCCAGGGCGAAGGCCTCCACCCCCTGCTGCTCCACCAGGCAGGCGACGGCGCCGCGCGCCAGGGCGTCGGCCACATGGGCGCGGCCGTCGGTGGCGGCGCCGGGCCAGGCGATGAAGGCGTCGCCACTCTGGATCAGGCGGCTGTCGGTCTGCAAGGTTCCGGTGACGCGCGCGCGCAGCCAGGCAACAGCCTCGGCTACGGATGCCAGGGGGCGCGGCCGGCTCACAGCGACTCCTCCACGGCGTTGGTGACGATCAGCGGCTGCACGGCCATGTCGGGCGCCACGCTCATCATGCGCAGCGTCTGCTGCACCACCTCGCTGAACACCGGGGCGGCCACGGCACCGCCGTAGATCACGCCGTTGCTCGGCTCGTCGATCATCACGGCGACGATGATGCGCGGCTTGTCCACCGGCGCCAGGCCGGTGAACCAGGCGCGGTACTTGCCCGTGGCATAGCTCTTGCCCACCTGCTTACGCGCCGTGCCCGACTTGCCACCCACCGAGTAACCCACGGTCTGCGCCTTCTGGCCCGTGCCGCCGGGGCCGGCGGCCATCTGCAGCATCTTGCGCACCTGGTTCGCCGTGCGCTCGGAGAACACCGGCACGCCCACGGCGGGCTCATCGGTCTTGAGCATGGTGGCCGGGATGACCTTGCCGCCATTGGCGAACACGGTGTAGGAGCGCGCCATCTGGAACAGGCTGGCCGACAGGCCATAGCCGTAGGACATGGTGGCCTGCTCGATGGGGCGCCAGCTCTTGTAGGGGCGCAGCCGCCCGCTGACCGCACCGGGGAAGGCGATCTGCGGCTTCTGCCCGAAGCCGACGGCGGAGAAGGTCTCCCACATCTCGCGCGCCGGCATCTGCATGGCGATTTTTGTCGTACCCACGTTGCTCGACTTCTGCACCACGCCCTCGACGGTCAACGCACCGTAGCTGTGCGTGTCGCTGATGGTGGAGCCGGTAATGGTCAGTCGCCCGGGGCTGGTGTCGATCACGGTCTCGGGCCGCACGCGGCCGCTGTTGAGCGCCAGGCCTATGGTGATGGGCTTCATGGTCGAGCCGGGCTCGAAGGTGTCGGTGATGGCGCGGTTGCGCAGCTGCTCGCCGGTCAGCCTGCCGCGGCTGCCGGGGTCGTAGCTGGGGTAGTTGGCCAGGGCCAGCACCTCGCCAGTATGGGCGTCCAGCACGACCACGCTGCCGGCCTTGGCCTTGTGCTCGGCCACGGTGTCGCGCAGCTTCTGGTATGCGAAGAACTGCACCTTGCTGTCGATGGACAGCTGCATGTCGCGCCCATCGACGGGCGGCACCTCGGCGCCCACGCCCTCGACCACACGGCCCAGGCGGTCCTTGATCACGCGGCGCGAACCGGGCTTGCCGGCCAGCTCCTTGTCAAACGCCAGCTCCATGCCCTCCTGGCCATGGTCTTCCACGTTGGTGAAGCCGACCACATGGGCGGCCGCCTCGCCCTCGGGGTACTGGCGCTTGTATTCCTTGCGCTGGTAGATGCCCTTGATGCCCAGGGCCTGGATCTGCTGGCCCACATCCCAGTCGAGCTGGCGCTTGATCCAGACGAAGGTCTTGTCTTCATCCGCCAGCTTGGCCATGAGTGCCGGCAGGGGCATGCCCATCAGGCGCGCCAGCTGCTTGAGTTTGGGCTTCACCTCCGGGTTGTCGGTCTCCACGTCCTCGGGAATGGCCCAGATGCTGGCCGCCGGCACGCTGGACGCGAGGATCAGGCCGTTGCGGTCCAGAATGCGGCCACGGTTGGCCGGCAGCTCCAGCGTGCGTGCAAAGCGCACCTCGCCCTGGCGCTGGAAGAAGGCGTTGCCGAACACCTGCACATAGGCCGCGCGCCCGATCAGGGCCAGAAAGCCCAGGGCCACCAGGGCCACGATGAACTGGCTGCGCCACAGCGGCGTCTTGCTGGCCAGCAAGGGGCTGGAGGTGTAGTTGACGCTGCGCCGGCTCATCGCCTGCCCCCTGCTGCCGCGGGTGCGGCCAGTGGCGCGGCAACGGGCTTGCCGTCGGCCGTCACGTAGTGGGTGATGGCCGGCGTGGCCGTGCGCATGTGCAGCTTGTCGCGCGCCAGGCGCTCCACGCGCAGCGGCGTGGCCTGGGCACGCTTTTCCACCTGCAGGCGCTGGTGCTCGGTTTCCAGGCGGCGCGATTCGGCCACCGCGCGGTCGAGCTCGGTGTACAGCCGGCGTGACTGGTACTGCGTGTGCACCAGATACATGGCGCTGGCCATCACCGCCAGCAGCAGCACCAGGCTGATACGGGTCATCCTGGCACCTCCGTGCGCTCGGCCACGCGCATCACGGCGCTGCGCGCACGCGGGTTGGCGGCCACCTCGGCGGCGCCCGGCTTGATGCGGGCGACGGCCTTCAGGCGCATGGGCTGGGGCGCGGCGAACGGCGCGCGGCGGTCGAACACCTCTTTCGAATGCTGGGCGATGAACTGCTTGACGATGCGATCTTCCAGCGAGTGAAAACTGATCACCACCAGGCGGCCGCCCGGTGCCAGCACGCGCAGGCTGGCCCCTAGCGCGCGCTGCAGCTCCTCAAGCTCGGCGTTGATGAAAATCCGGAGCGCCTGAAATGTGCGCGTCGCAGGGTTCTGGCCCGGCTCGCGGGTCTTGACCGCGCCAGCCACGATGTCGGCCAGCTCGGCAGTGCTGCCAATGGGGCCGCGCTGCGTGCGCCAAGCAACAATCGCCTTTGCAATGGGGCCAGCAAACCGTTCTTCGCCGTAGTCACGTATCACCTCCGCAATCTGTGCCACCTCGGCATCTGCCAGCCAATCGGCCACGCTCTGGCCGCGCGTGGTGTCCATGCGCATGTCCAGCGGGCCGTCGAATCGAAAACTGAAACCGCGCCCGGGGTCGTCGATCTGCGGCGAGCTCACGCCCAGGTCCAGCAACACACCGGCCACGCTGGCCGCAGGCAGCTCGCCCAGCAGCGAAAAGCCCTGGTGCCGAATGGCAAAGCGCGCATCCTCGATGCGCGCCGCTTCCTGGATGGCTGCCGGGTCCTTGTCGAAGGCCAGCAGCCGCCCCGCAGCGCCCAGCCGCTGCAATATGAGCCGCGAATGCCCTCCGCGGCCAAAGGTGCCGTCGACGAAGCAGCCCGCCGGCGCGGCGTCACCGCCGCCGCCCAGCAGGGCATTGACCGCCTCGTCGAGCAAGACCGTGGTGTGTTGCAGGGGCTGGTTCACACGCGGCCCCTAGAAAGAAAAGTCCTTGAGGACATCGGGCATGCCGGCCTGCATGGCGGCGGCCTCCTTGGCGTCGTGCGTCGCCTTGTCCCAGAGCTCGAAGTGGCTGCCCATGCCAAGCAGCACGGCCTCCCTGGTCAGGCCCGCGGCCTCGCGCAACTCGGGCGAGACGAGCACGCGCCCCGTGCCATCCATCTCCACGTCCATGGCGTTGCCCAGGAAGATGCGCTTCCACCACTGCGCCGACATGGGCAGTTGGGCGATGCGCTCGCGGAACTTCTCCCACTCCGGGCGCGGAAACACCATCAGGCAGCCGTCGGGGTGCTTGGTGATGGTCAGCTGGCCGCCGGCCTGCTCCGTCAGGGCGTCACGATGCCGGGTCGGCACAGATAGCCGCCCCTTGGCATCGAGACTCAGCGATGACGCCCCTTGGAACACGAATCGAACCCCTGCTTGATCCACCCACCTTTCGGCGCCGTTTTGGGCTCGAAAGGCACTTTTCACCACTTAATTGCACTTTTTTGCACTGTAGCAGGAAAAGCACACCCAACAACAGGGGAGTCGTCAAAAATTTGTAATGAAATCAAGGGCTTAGAACCCGATTTGCATGCAAAAATCAGGCAAAACCCTTTATTGATTAAGCACTTAGATGCGGGTATGCAAGTGCTTTATGAAGCCCGGGGCGATGTCACCCCGACCCTCACAGGATGTAGCGCGACAGGTCTTCGTCCTGGCTCAGCGCCTGCAGACGCGCGTTCACGTAGTCGGCGTCCACTACCACCGTCTGGCCCGACAGGCGGGCGGCGTCGAAGCTGACCTCGTCGAGCAGCCGCTCCATCACCGTGGACAGCCGGCGTGCGCCGATGTTCTCGGTGCGCTCGTTCACGTCATAGGCAATATGCGCCAGGCGCGTGATGCCCTCGGGGGTGAATTCCAGCGCCACGCCCTCGGTGGCCAGCAACGCCTGGTACTGCTTGACCAGGCTGGCATGGGTCTGCGTCAGGATGGCCTCGAAGTCCTGCACCGACAGCGAGGTGAGCTCCACGCGGATCGGAAAGCGCCCCTGCAGCTCGGGGATCAGGTCGCTGGGCTTGGCCAAGTGGAAGGCGCCCGAGGCGATGAACAGGATATGGTCGGTCTTGACCATGCCGTACTTGGTGGACACCGTCGTGCCCTCCACCAGCGGCAGCAGGTCGCGCTGCACGCCCTGGCGCGAGACCTCGGCGCCGCCGCTCTCCTGGCGCGAGGCCACCTTGTCGATCTCGTCGATGAAGACGATGCCGTTCTGCTCGGCGTTATGCAGGGCATGGGCCTTGACCTCTTCCTCGTTCACCAGCTTGGCAGCCTCCTCGTCGGTCAGCAGCTTGAGCGCCTCGGCGATCTTCAGCTTGCGCGTCTTGCGCCGCTCCTGGCCCATCTGGCTGAACATGCCACGCAGTTGCTCGGCCATCTCTTCCATGCCCTGCGGGCCCATGATCTCCAGCTGCGGGCGCGCGTCCGCCAGGTCGATCTCTATCTCCTTGTCGTCCAGTTCGCCCTGGCGCAGCTTCTTGCGGAACACCTGGCGCGCCGTGCTGTCGGGTGCCGCTTCGCCGGTGCGTGCCGGGGGGATCAACACATCGAGAATGCGCTCCTCGGCCGCGTCTTCGGCGCGCACGCGCACCTTCTTCATGTCCTGCTCGCGCGTCTGCTTCACGGCCACCTCGACCAGGTCGCGCACGATGGAGTCCACATCCTTGCCGACATAGCCCACCTCGGTGAACTTGGTGGCCTCGACCTTGATGAAGGGCGCATCGGCCAGGCGCGCCAGGCGACGCGCAATCTCGGTCTTGCCGACGCCCGTGGGGCCGATCATCAGGATGTTCTTGGGCGTGATCTCCTGGCGCAGGCTGCTATCGACCTGCTGGCGGCGCCAGCGGTTACGCAGGGCGATGGCCACGGCACGCTTGGCCCCCTGCTGGCCGACGATGTGGCGGTCGAGCTCGGAGACGATTTCCTGGGGGGTCATGGAGGACATTTTTAGACCATTTCTGGCTCCAGCGCTTTACAGATAAGCGCCAGAAGCTATTAATACAATAGCGAAACGCCTACAGCGTCTCTATGGTGTGGTGCATGTTGGTATAGATGCACAGCTCACCGGCGATCGCGAGCGACTTCTTCACGATGTCCACGGCCGGCAGATCGGTGTTGTGCAGCAGCGCCTTGGCGGCCGAATGCGCGTAGGCGCCGCCCGAACCGATGGCGACTATGCCCTCCTCGGGCTCGAGCACGTCGCCGTTGCCGGTGATGATGAGCGAGGCCGAATGATCGGCCACGGCCAGCATGGCCTCCAGGCGACGTAGCACGCGGTCGGTGCGCCAGTCCT
Protein-coding regions in this window:
- the mraZ gene encoding division/cell wall cluster transcriptional repressor MraZ, with amino-acid sequence MFQGASSLSLDAKGRLSVPTRHRDALTEQAGGQLTITKHPDGCLMVFPRPEWEKFRERIAQLPMSAQWWKRIFLGNAMDVEMDGTGRVLVSPELREAAGLTREAVLLGMGSHFELWDKATHDAKEAAAMQAGMPDVLKDFSF
- the hslU gene encoding ATP-dependent protease ATPase subunit HslU → MSSMTPQEIVSELDRHIVGQQGAKRAVAIALRNRWRRQQVDSSLRQEITPKNILMIGPTGVGKTEIARRLARLADAPFIKVEATKFTEVGYVGKDVDSIVRDLVEVAVKQTREQDMKKVRVRAEDAAEERILDVLIPPARTGEAAPDSTARQVFRKKLRQGELDDKEIEIDLADARPQLEIMGPQGMEEMAEQLRGMFSQMGQERRKTRKLKIAEALKLLTDEEAAKLVNEEEVKAHALHNAEQNGIVFIDEIDKVASRQESGGAEVSRQGVQRDLLPLVEGTTVSTKYGMVKTDHILFIASGAFHLAKPSDLIPELQGRFPIRVELTSLSVQDFEAILTQTHASLVKQYQALLATEGVALEFTPEGITRLAHIAYDVNERTENIGARRLSTVMERLLDEVSFDAARLSGQTVVVDADYVNARLQALSQDEDLSRYIL
- the hslV gene encoding ATP-dependent protease subunit HslV, with product MEQYHGTTILSVRRQTANGIQVALGGDGQVTLGNIVVKGTARKVRKLYQGRVLAGFAGATADAFTLFERFEAKLEKHQGQLTRAAIELTKDWRTDRVLRRLEAMLAVADHSASLIITGNGDVLEPEEGIVAIGSGGAYAHSAAKALLHNTDLPAVDIVKKSLAIAGELCIYTNMHHTIETL